The genomic stretch GGGAGCGAGAAGAAGGCGCGCCGCGTGTCCTCGTCGAGCTCGGCGGTGTTGACCACGAGGGGCGCCCCGTCGGCCGCGCTGTCGACCGCGGCCGAGCTGCCGCATGCCGGATCGCCGGCCGCAGCGTCGGGCTGGCGCCGGGCGCGCGTCGGCATGAAGGTGACGATCGTCCCCGCCTCGGGCGTCATGCCGCCCGCGGCCGCGATGCTGTCGAGGACGGTGAGGTTCCGGCCCGTCTCGTTGATGAGCCCGGGCTTCTGCACCGCGCCCTCCACCGAGACCTGCTGGCTGCGGTACTCCTCGACGAACACGCTCACGTGCGGGTCGTACATGTAGTCGCCGAGCCGCCGCGTGAGCTCGTGCTCCACGTCGGCGAGCGTGCGGCCGCCGACCGGGACGGTGTTCAGCAGCGGCAGGCGGATCGTGCCGTCGCTCTCCACGCGCACGCGCTGGTTCAGCTGGTCGAAGTCGAATGCGCGGACGGCAAGGAGGTCGCCGCGGCCGAGGACGTAGTCACCGTCGCCGCGGCCCGGGCCGCGGTCGGTACGCAGCCGTTCGAGGCGCGCCGCCACGGCGGGTGCGGGCGTGGACTCCGATGCGACCGTGGGAGCTGCGCCGAAGCGGACGTTCAGCAGCGTCGGACCGCCGGCGCAGCCAAGGGCGCCGGCGAGCGCGGCGGCGGTGAGACGCGCGCGCCACGCGGGCAGGTGAGGATTTATGCGATGCATGTCTGGGTTCTCCTTCTCCATGGCAACACTCACCTCATGCGCTGTCCGACGCAGCGGCCAATTGTGCAGCCTTCATGCCACGGGACAACGCAGAAGAAAGATGAAGAGATTGCAGCGAAAAACGGCGGCTCCACCGCGCCGCGCACAGCAGAGCCGTACCTTCACGATCGCAGGATATTGCGCGCTCGCGACTCATTGCTGCGCCGGAAGCGCACAGACGCAGCCAGGTTCGCGAGAAATCGCAACCAGACGGGAGCAGCAGGTGGCGCGCAGTCCTCTGCGCGCTCGCAATCATGTGCGCGGCGAGACGCATGGCGGATGATCAGGAGGCGATGATGAGCTCGGCGAGCGCCGTGAGGAGGAACATGGCGACGCGCCCCAGCCGGAACGGCAGGTTCCGGCGCGAGGCGATGCCGAGCTTCTGGAGGCGGAAGCGGAACGTGCTCTCGCGCAGCCCGAGGATGCGTGCGGCGCGGCTCTGGTTGTAGCCCGCCAGCGTGAGCGTCTTCTGGAAGATCTCGCGCTCGAGCTGCTCGAGCTTCGCGCCGCCCGGCGGGATGACGATGGTCGAGGCCGCGTCGCCCGACGGTGCGGGGGCGAGGTCGTGGTCCAGGGCGAGCGGCAGGTCCGCGGCGACGACCAGGCCGCCCTTGCAGAGGATGGCGGCCCGCTCCATCACGTTGCGCAGCTCGCGGACGTTGCCCTCCCAGTGGTAGGCGTCGAGCGCGGCACGCGCCTCGCGCGAGAGGTCCGCCGGCTTCTTGCCCATGGCGAGCGATGCCTGGACGAGGAAGTGCTTGGCGAGCGGGAAGATGTCCTCCGGGCGGTGGCGCAGCGGCGGGAGCTCGATCGGGAAGACGTTGAGGCGGTAGTAGAGGTCGCGGCGGAAGAGTCCCTGGCTAACCAGCTCCTCGAGGTTGCGGTTGGTGCCGGAGATCACCTGCACGTCGACGCGCCGCGGGCGGTCGGAGCCGACGGGCGTGATCGTGCCCTCCTCGAGGAGCCGGAGGAGCGCCACCTGCAGCCCGGGGCTCGCGTCGCCCACCTCGTCGAGGAAGATGCAGCCCCCGTTGGCCTCGACGAAGAGGCCGGCCCGGTTCTCGGTGGCGCCGGTGAACGCGCCGCGCACGTGCCCGAACAGCTCGCTCTCGCGCAGGTGGTCGGAGATCGCGCCCAGGTTCACCGCCACGAAGCGGCCGCGGTGCGACCGGCTGCGGGCGTGGATGGCCTGCGCCACGAGCTCCTTGCCGGTGCCGGTCTCGCCCTGGATCAGCACCGTGGTGTCGCTGCCCTCGATCTTCCGCAGCAGGGCCAGCACGCGCCGCATCGGGGCGCTCTGCGTGAGGATGCCCTCGTAGCACTCGAGCTCCCCGAGCTCGTCGGGCGTGAACGACGCGGATTCCAGGCCGACGCCGCGCAGCCGCTGGTTCTCGCTCTCCAGATCGCGCGCCTGCCGGCGCGCGATGACGCAGCGAAGCGCGACGGCGCAGAGGGCCCGCAGCGCCTGCACGTCCAGCGGCCGGGGGAGCACCACGGTCTCCGCGTCGAGACCGTCGGCGGCGCCGTCGGCCGATCGCAGCAGGATGCGTACGATCGCGGGCCTGAGCGCGGCGACCTCCGCGAGCAGCTCGCGGTGAGATTCATCCATGACGATGACGTCGGGGTCCGTCCGCGCCAGGGCGCCGAGCGCCTCGGCGGGAGGCGCGAGCGTCGTCTCGGCCAACGATTCGAGCGCCTGGACGGCGGGGAGAAGTTCCTCGGTGGCGCCGCCGACGACGAGGATGGAACCACCCAATCGGCCGGCGCCGTTCTCTGACGAATTGATCATCTGTCGCCCCTTCAGTGATATTTCGCGATCCCGGATACCGCTCGGGATTGCGAATCGAGCGACACAATTTCTAGCTGCCGCGCAGCAGCCCGGTCAATTCTTTAGGGGGCGAATTGCGAGTTGCGATTAGGAAAAGTTGTGGGGATTAACGTGTGCGAAGCGAAGCGTAAGGGGACTGAAATAGGGAATGCGGTGCGACAATGCCGGGCGGTTGCGAGAGGGATCGGGCAGATCATTGCTGATGAGGCGGAGTCTTTGCAGGCCGATATGGAGGTCTTCGCAGCGAATGGTGACCAGCCAGAAAAGGGTGGCGCGACCCACCGCGACGAGGTCGCGCTGCAGCGCGGAGCCGCCGCGCCGTGCGATTCGCAGCTCGGCGGCGTCGCAGTCGTCGAGCGCCGCCCAGACGTCTGTGACGCCGGCGGCGAGCCAGCGGTCGAGGCGCGCGGCCTGGAGCTCGACCATGGCCTCGGCGGTGTGCCGGCAGACGCGGAGCCCGGCCGGACGCCAGTACACGCCGCCGCAGCGCCGGCAGGGGCGGCCCTCGCGGCGGGCGGCGATGTCGGTGATCGCGTCGAAGAGCGTGAGCGAGACGGGGCCGCGCGCGGCGCGGGCGCGCGCGCGCGGGCCGGAGCGGTGGACCAGGGCGGCGACGCCGAGCCAGGTGAGCGGGAAGTTCCAGCCGAGCGCGGGCAGCCGCCGGTAGCGCAGCCGCCAGTCCCGCTCGACGGGGTCGGGCGCGACCGGGCCGTGGACGAGCGCCGCGATCGCCGACTCGAACTCGCGCCGCATCCACTTCGGCGCATGCACGGCGGCCGCCGCGAGCGCGGCGATCGCCTCGGGGCGCCCCTGCTGGACGAGGGCGCGCGCGATGACGTCGCCGAGCGCGCGGTCGCGTGCGAGGGCGTCCTTGAGACCGCGATGTGCCTCGTCGGTGGGGATCATCGCCAGCGCGCCGTAGGCCGCGAGGCGCCGGCCGCGGTCCTCGCCGGCCACCGTCGCGACCAGGTACGGCAGCGCGGGCGGGCCGATCTTGCCGAGCGCCTCGGCCGCCGCGACGTTCACCCCGCCCTCCAGGCGGCCGAGGAACAGACCGAGCGCCGGGATCGCGTCGTCCCGGTGGAGCTCCCCGAGGACGACGATCGGCCAGAGCGGATCGCCGCGGCCCTGGGCTCGCCGCAGGACGTCGATGAGCGGTGGAGCGGCGTCCGGGCCGCGTCGCAGGAGCTCCTCCATCTCCCGCCGCGGCATCCAGGGCGAGGCGGCGGGCAGGCGTGCCGCGAGGACGGTGGTGGTGAGCTGCGATACGTCCTGCTCGCCGGTCCCCGCCTCGTTCGTCATGTCCTGCATTCGCTAGCTCTCTAGCTCGCTCGCATGGCCTCAGCGCCATCAACGAGGATGCACCCCAACCCACGGCCGCGTCAAGCAATGTCATGCGGGTGGGGCTCGCAACCGAATACGAGCGCGGGTGGTCGCAACGTCCTGCGACGCTACGCCTGCGATCGGGGGCGCGCGCCGGTGGCCGGTTGCGTTACGGCGCGCAGACGCCGGTGTGCAGGACCATGTGCTTCAGGTCGGACGTGAGCGTCCCGACGGCGCGGTCGACCGACATCAGGCAGTCTTGGCTGATGTGGTCGTGCTTGGCGAGCGTCGTGGCCCGGTCCTCGACCGTGGCGAGGCTCGCGTCCACCTGCTTGAGGAGCTTCTTCAGGTCCTTCGCGCTCGGGTTCTTCGTCCACTGG from Deltaproteobacteria bacterium encodes the following:
- a CDS encoding sigma-54-dependent Fis family transcriptional regulator → MINSSENGAGRLGGSILVVGGATEELLPAVQALESLAETTLAPPAEALGALARTDPDVIVMDESHRELLAEVAALRPAIVRILLRSADGAADGLDAETVVLPRPLDVQALRALCAVALRCVIARRQARDLESENQRLRGVGLESASFTPDELGELECYEGILTQSAPMRRVLALLRKIEGSDTTVLIQGETGTGKELVAQAIHARSRSHRGRFVAVNLGAISDHLRESELFGHVRGAFTGATENRAGLFVEANGGCIFLDEVGDASPGLQVALLRLLEEGTITPVGSDRPRRVDVQVISGTNRNLEELVSQGLFRRDLYYRLNVFPIELPPLRHRPEDIFPLAKHFLVQASLAMGKKPADLSREARAALDAYHWEGNVRELRNVMERAAILCKGGLVVAADLPLALDHDLAPAPSGDAASTIVIPPGGAKLEQLEREIFQKTLTLAGYNQSRAARILGLRESTFRFRLQKLGIASRRNLPFRLGRVAMFLLTALAELIIAS